DNA from Agathobaculum sp. NTUH-O15-33:
CATAGAGATCGCGGAGGAAACGCTTACGCTTTTGGAGCATATCGACGCCGAGGGCAGTGTGTTCCGCGCCAATCACGCCTCGAATTATGTCAATCTTGCGGGCACGCTCAACCGCGACCGCGAGGATATGTGCGGCCGCCTGCGGCAGGCGCTTGAGGGGAAGATCGGTTTCCGCAGCGAAGCGTACCGAGCAAGATAAATAAAATTTTGTGTAAAATTTTATGCAAAAACAATAGAATTATCGCCCTTAGGTGTTAATTCTGTGAAAGTTTCAAATTTTACGGGACAGACGCGCTTTTTTGTGGTATACTGGTTTCGTATTTTGAGATAAGAATAGCCACGAGTATTCCGGTTGGAGGACTGTTAATGGATTCCGTTTCCCACGTAAGGGTCGCGCACCTGCTGCTCGACTATGTTGAACAGACTTGCGGCGTGACTTTTGACCGCGGCGGTTTTGTCTACGGCAACCTGAAGCCCGACCTGACAGGCACCTACCTGACCAAGCGCCACTATCCCTCCCTCATGTTTGACGAAGTGATGGAAAAGATTCGCGCGTTCACCGGGCGCTACACGATCGGGCCGGATAACGGCCACGAGCTTTCGGTCGATCTCGGTGAGATCTGCCACTTTATGACCGACTTCTTTACTTATCCGCATAACGACGATATATATGACCGCAACCTGCTGGCGCATTATGTGTATGAAAAGCGCATCGCGCTTGTCATACGCCGCCGCATGACCGAAGCCCGCTTTGAACGCTGGGCCGGGCCGATCATCCCGCCCTTGACTGTGGACGCGCTGATCTCCCGTATTGAGGGCATGCACGGCAGCTACCGCGAACAGAAGCGCCGCCACTGCATCGATGACGACATCATGCATGTTTGCCGCGCCACCGCCATGCTGGTGCTTTCGGTGATCAATATTGCGTATGTGCCGGAGGAAGCCTCGGCCGCCGCGCTCGCTTAAAAATAGGTATTATAAAACACCCGCCGCAGATTTTCTGCGGCGGGTGTTTTTGCTGTGCGCCTTATTAAGAGAGTCATACTATGCCAATCAGAGCAACGCCACCGCCCGCCATATTTCAATCCACGCCTCCGCAAGGGGAGCGACACCAGCGCGGGCAGCCCAGCCGCCATGTCCTCGGTATTTCAATCCACGCCCCCGCAAGGGAGCGACCCGTCCCGTCAGATTCGCGGGCCGGAGAAGAAAGATTTCAATCCACGCTCCCGCGAGGGGAGCGACGGGGCATTCAGGGAAAAAGGGAATGGATCATTATATTTCAATCCACGCTCCCGTGAGGGGAGCGACTCTTTTCCATACGTTTTCCCCTCCGTCTGTAACATTTCAATCCACGCTCCCGCGAGGGGAGCGACTTTAACGTCCGGCCAGAGCCGGGGGAAGGAAACGATTTCAATCCACGCTCCCGCGAGGGGAGCGACCCGGAAGAACCCAACCAGACATAGAAACACTTGGATTTCAATCCACGCTCCCGCGAGGGGAGCGACCGTCTTTTTTGTTTTCCACTACCCATCGCGGCGGATTTCAATCCACGCTCCCGCGAGGGGAGCGACCTATTTACTGCATTTGTGGTCGTTGGCCTGACTGATTTCAATCCACGCTCCCGCGAGGGGAGCGACAATCGAAGCAGGATACACGCAAAAACAAATCGAAATTTCAATCCACGCTCCCGCGAGGGGAGCGACATGTAAATATCAAGTTGGAATTTAATCCTGCGAATTTCAATCCACGCTCCCGCGAGGGGAGCGACCTCCGTTCACGATCTTGGAGCATACAGGGTTCGGGATTTCAATCCACGCTCCCGCGAGGGGAGCGACTCCCGGCAGAAACCACCGAGTAAGCCAACAGAACTATTTCAATCCACGCTCCCGCGAGGGGAGCGACATTCTGATGAATTGACAAAATTAGGTTAATAATATTTCAATCCACGCTCCCGCGAGGGGAGCGACGTCGATAAACCGCAGACTATTTTACTTTTGGACATTTCAATCCACGCTCCCGCGAGGGGAGCGACGTTCCCATGCGTCCCATAGTTCCGTGTGGGCGGCGATTTCAATCCACGCTCCCGCGAGGGGAGCGACATGCAGCGGCTCCTCATGTCCATCCATGCGACATTTCAATCCACGCTCCCGCGAGGGGAGCGACGCGGCCAAGTATTATCTCTGTCTGTTTATCAGCGATTTCAATCCACGCTCCCGCGAGGGGAGCGACGTGGCTGTTCCCCCGGGGGCGCCACAAAGACGGCATTTCAATCCACGCTCCCGCGAGGGGAGCGACAGCAATTATGCACAAAATCCATCGGTCTTTTTTGTATAGTCAGACGGTTTGCGGTCTATTTTGCAGAAGCACAGTGCTTTGAAGATACTATGACACGAGGAATTTGTCCGCCACAGCATGCAAAACGGGTGCGAACGCTGCCGCTAATTCATGGGTACTGCAACTTCGCACCGCAATAGCGTGGTACAAAACTTGTTGTGCTTCTTTACTGCTTCTGCGCGGCCTGCATCTGTCTGGCAAAGCCGGTGTGGGAGATCGCTTTTTGCAGGGCGGGCAGCAGCGCCAGCGCCACGGCAACCGCAATAATGATATTGGGGGGCGAGGTCAGCAGTTTCGGCACGTTCGCGATAAAGGCGGGCACGAACGCGCTGCCGCCAATCATCAGCACCACCACGTTTTTTAACATGTAAAACACGCTGGAAAAAACCGCGGCGACCACACAGGCGATCAGGTTGCGGGAAAATTTGCGGGCCATGGCGCCGCCCGCATGGGCGATCTGCCCGGCGATAAAGGCCATCAGGAAAAAGCGGATAAAGGTAAGCCAAGCCTCCGGCACATACTCCGGCGTCATCAGGTCGAAAACCATCGAACCGAACCCCGCGGCCAGTCCGCCGCGCCAGCCGCCCAGCAACAGGCCGGACAACAGGATAAACGCGTTAGCAAGCTTGATCATGGTCGTGCCGGTCGGCGTCGGAATGCGGATGGACAGATAAGCGGTCACCACAAGCACGACAGCCGCCATCAGGCCGATCATCACCATATCGTAAAGCGTAATTTTTTTGTTTTTCGTATTCACGAAAACCCCTCCTTCTGCGTTTTCTTTTTGTTTCGCGTTTATCATACCGCAGAAGTGGCCCGTTAAAAAGTATCAGTTTAGAAAATTGTTATAATGCCAGATGGATAAGATGCAGTTCTCTGCGCAAAATACCCCAAAAGCAAAAGGGGAGAAATGCGCATGGAACTGGATAAACAGCAGTATCAAAAGCTGCTCGAAAAGAAAAGCCCGAATTCGCCGCTTTGGCTGGATTGTCTGAAAGCCTTTTTGATCGGCGGC
Protein-coding regions in this window:
- a CDS encoding zinc dependent phospholipase C family protein; amino-acid sequence: MDSVSHVRVAHLLLDYVEQTCGVTFDRGGFVYGNLKPDLTGTYLTKRHYPSLMFDEVMEKIRAFTGRYTIGPDNGHELSVDLGEICHFMTDFFTYPHNDDIYDRNLLAHYVYEKRIALVIRRRMTEARFERWAGPIIPPLTVDALISRIEGMHGSYREQKRRHCIDDDIMHVCRATAMLVLSVINIAYVPEEASAAALA
- a CDS encoding ECF transporter S component, with amino-acid sequence MNTKNKKITLYDMVMIGLMAAVVLVVTAYLSIRIPTPTGTTMIKLANAFILLSGLLLGGWRGGLAAGFGSMVFDLMTPEYVPEAWLTFIRFFLMAFIAGQIAHAGGAMARKFSRNLIACVVAAVFSSVFYMLKNVVVLMIGGSAFVPAFIANVPKLLTSPPNIIIAVAVALALLPALQKAISHTGFARQMQAAQKQ